In the Helicobacter typhlonius genome, one interval contains:
- the mqnE gene encoding aminofutalosine synthase MqnE, which translates to MAKDLLQKALERDELSAEELSRLYDYDIFTLAEAAQSIRTNLYGKKVFFNNNRHINPSNICADVCKFCAFSASRKNPNPYSMSIDEILTHAQTAYNNGAKEIHIVSSHNPDYTYDWYFTLFREIKKALPQVHLKALTAAEVDYIDRISHKGYQKVLEDMVQVGVDSMPGGGAEIFDEEVRAFICKGKVSSKRWLEIHTYWHSLGKMSNATMLFGHTEQRKHRIDHMLRLREAQSPDDKVANKHGGFNAFIPLLYQKENNFLNITDFPTGQEILKTISIARILLHNIPHIKAYWATLGLNLAIVAQDFGADDMDGTIQIESIQSAAGAKSKGGLSKEELVSQIKDAGFIAIERDSLYNELAEC; encoded by the coding sequence ATGGCAAAAGATTTACTACAAAAAGCCTTAGAGCGCGATGAGCTAAGCGCAGAGGAGCTAAGCAGGCTTTATGATTATGATATTTTTACTCTAGCAGAGGCGGCACAAAGCATACGCACAAATCTCTATGGAAAAAAGGTATTTTTTAACAACAATCGTCATATTAATCCAAGCAATATTTGCGCCGATGTCTGCAAGTTCTGCGCCTTTTCAGCCTCACGCAAAAATCCAAATCCCTATTCTATGAGCATTGATGAGATTCTCACCCACGCGCAAACTGCCTACAACAATGGCGCAAAGGAGATTCATATCGTCTCCAGTCATAATCCAGATTATACTTATGATTGGTATTTTACGCTTTTTAGAGAGATTAAAAAGGCTCTTCCGCAAGTGCATTTAAAGGCACTTACTGCCGCGGAGGTAGATTATATTGATAGAATCTCACATAAGGGCTACCAAAAAGTGCTTGAAGATATGGTGCAAGTGGGCGTAGATTCTATGCCCGGAGGCGGTGCTGAAATTTTTGATGAAGAGGTGCGCGCTTTTATCTGCAAGGGCAAGGTAAGTTCCAAAAGATGGCTTGAGATTCACACATATTGGCACAGCCTCGGCAAAATGAGTAATGCCACAATGCTTTTTGGGCATACCGAGCAAAGAAAACATAGAATCGACCATATGCTGCGTTTGCGCGAAGCTCAAAGCCCAGATGATAAGGTAGCAAACAAGCATGGGGGATTCAATGCCTTTATTCCGCTTTTGTATCAAAAGGAGAATAACTTTTTAAACATTACAGATTTTCCTACCGGGCAGGAGATTCTAAAAACTATAAGCATAGCGAGAATCTTGCTCCATAATATCCCACATATCAAAGCATATTGGGCGACTTTGGGACTTAATCTCGCCATTGTAGCGCAGGATTTTGGTGCAGATGATATGGACGGGACAATCCAAATAGAATCAATCCAATCTGCTGCTGGAGCAAAAAGCAAAGGCGGTTTAAGCAAAGAAGAGCTTGTGAGCCAGATTAAAGACGCAGGATTTATTGCCATAGAGCGAGATTCTTTATACAATGAACTAGCAGAGTGCTAA
- a CDS encoding heavy metal translocating P-type ATPase: MRCSHCQLEYDAGALYTRCDKNGKELHFCCNGCESVYFLLQDSQLDSFYDKLTKPLSPPTQEVQKNDLMRFDSEAFTQKYVKSVKKDDMELSEVHFIISGIHCAACIWLNEKMLLNAEGVESVAINYTNNKATIIWDKSKLALSEIIALIRSIGYDAYVYDSRIQESADKAQMKEYYIRVIVALFCTMNIMWVAIAQYSGYFLGIQEDAKDILNLASFVLCTPALFYSGWVFYRSSYYGLKNGFIGMDLLVAVGSTLTYGYSIYAALTRSGETYFESVSMIITFVLIGKFLEVRARKNAGDSLDKLNHLLPTSVMIVEDSGATREVTPEEVQVGDKILVRAGEKIAVDGVLYSQNALFDTKAISGESLPLEISKGGEVLSGYVNLNHQIFYTASKAFSQSLMSHIITLVSSSLNHRPQIQNLANSLSQYFSRVILSIALLCFLGWYFIGDVGSEKALMIAISVIIIACPCALALATPIASVVGIGESYKHNVLFREARFLESLAKAKLVVFDKTGTLTLGEPKVQKCHLNGVYDKMLLLEFVRLSKHPVAEGIAQFLESNKDLASQTQHFTLEHFTQYDAKGISAVDSQSRLFGGNLAFLAQNGFDIPILNLGGGMIFGYGIQKGDKCVLCEVFELYDEPKPFARELIESLRKKGVESVLLSGDREQSVKEISAKCGITQAFYTLSPLQKAEWIESYKQNHPKDVLVMVGDGINDAPALSKSDVAISMGAGSDIAILSSDVVILDDKLSTLCNAFGIAHSTFGTIKQNIMLSIGYNALSVPLAVAGLVIPLFAALSMSLSSLIVVLNSMRLKRFKGVDSH; the protein is encoded by the coding sequence ATGCGTTGCTCCCATTGTCAGCTTGAATACGATGCGGGTGCACTTTATACGCGCTGTGATAAAAATGGCAAGGAATTGCATTTTTGTTGTAATGGCTGCGAAAGCGTGTATTTTTTACTCCAAGATTCTCAACTTGATAGCTTTTATGACAAACTCACTAAGCCCCTCTCTCCGCCCACACAAGAGGTGCAAAAAAACGATTTAATGCGCTTTGATAGTGAGGCTTTTACGCAAAAATATGTTAAGAGCGTGAAAAAAGATGATATGGAGCTTAGCGAAGTGCATTTCATTATCAGCGGGATTCACTGCGCAGCGTGTATTTGGCTCAATGAAAAAATGCTTCTTAATGCAGAGGGTGTAGAAAGTGTAGCAATTAATTACACCAACAACAAAGCTACAATTATATGGGATAAAAGCAAACTTGCCCTAAGCGAGATTATCGCGCTCATTCGCTCAATTGGCTATGACGCATATGTGTATGATAGCAGGATTCAAGAAAGTGCGGATAAAGCACAGATGAAAGAATATTATATCCGCGTCATTGTCGCGCTTTTTTGCACGATGAATATTATGTGGGTGGCAATCGCACAATATAGCGGATATTTTCTAGGCATACAAGAAGACGCAAAAGATATACTCAATCTTGCCTCCTTTGTCCTCTGCACTCCTGCACTCTTTTATTCTGGCTGGGTATTTTATCGCTCAAGCTATTATGGACTTAAAAATGGCTTTATTGGTATGGATTTGCTCGTAGCAGTTGGCTCTACGCTTACTTATGGCTATTCTATTTATGCTGCACTTACGCGCAGTGGCGAGACTTATTTTGAATCTGTGAGTATGATTATTACCTTCGTGCTTATTGGCAAATTCCTTGAAGTGCGTGCGCGAAAAAATGCTGGAGACAGCCTTGATAAGCTTAATCATCTTTTGCCTACAAGCGTAATGATAGTTGAAGATTCTGGAGCAACGCGTGAGGTTACACCCGAAGAAGTGCAAGTAGGAGATAAAATCTTAGTTCGCGCTGGAGAAAAAATCGCTGTTGATGGTGTGCTTTACTCTCAAAATGCACTTTTTGATACCAAAGCCATAAGTGGAGAATCTTTGCCTTTAGAAATAAGCAAAGGTGGTGAAGTGCTTTCTGGCTATGTGAATCTTAATCATCAAATTTTTTATACTGCAAGCAAAGCGTTTTCACAAAGCCTAATGAGCCATATTATCACCCTTGTAAGCTCCTCGCTCAATCATCGCCCACAGATTCAAAATCTTGCCAATAGTCTTTCGCAATATTTTTCACGTGTTATTTTAAGCATTGCCCTACTCTGCTTTTTAGGGTGGTATTTTATAGGTGATGTAGGAAGCGAAAAGGCATTGATGATAGCCATATCTGTGATTATTATCGCTTGTCCTTGTGCATTAGCTCTTGCTACTCCAATCGCCTCTGTGGTGGGGATTGGAGAATCTTATAAGCATAATGTGCTTTTTAGAGAGGCGAGATTCCTAGAAAGTCTTGCAAAGGCAAAACTTGTGGTATTTGATAAAACAGGCACTTTAACGCTTGGAGAACCAAAAGTGCAAAAATGCCATTTGAATGGGGTGTATGACAAAATGCTGCTTTTGGAATTTGTGCGCTTAAGTAAGCACCCTGTGGCAGAAGGTATCGCGCAGTTTTTAGAATCAAATAAAGATTTGGCATCTCAAACACAGCACTTTACTTTAGAGCATTTTACGCAATATGATGCCAAAGGCATTAGCGCGGTAGATTCCCAATCTCGACTTTTTGGTGGGAATCTCGCCTTTCTCGCGCAAAATGGATTTGATATTCCCATTTTGAATCTTGGCGGAGGTATGATTTTTGGCTATGGGATTCAAAAAGGGGATAAATGCGTGTTATGCGAGGTTTTTGAACTCTATGATGAGCCAAAACCATTTGCGAGGGAACTCATAGAATCTCTGCGCAAAAAGGGTGTGGAGAGCGTCTTGCTTAGTGGCGATAGGGAACAAAGTGTGAAAGAAATAAGCGCAAAGTGTGGCATTACACAGGCTTTTTACACTCTATCTCCCTTACAAAAGGCAGAGTGGATAGAATCCTATAAACAAAATCACCCAAAAGATGTGCTCGTAATGGTGGGTGATGGGATTAATGACGCCCCGGCATTAAGTAAAAGTGATGTGGCTATTTCTATGGGCGCAGGGAGTGATATTGCGATTTTGAGTAGCGATGTAGTGATTCTTGATGATAAATTAAGCACATTGTGTAATGCCTTTGGCATAGCACATAGCACTTTTGGCACGATTAAACAAAATATTATGCTTAGCATTGGCTATAACGCCCTTAGTGTGCCATTGGCTGTGGCAGGACTTGTAATACCGCTTTTTGCGGCATTGTCGATGAGTCTTAGCTCGCTCATTGTGGTGCTCAACTCTATGCGACTAAAGAGATTTAAGGGTGTAGATTCACATTAA